A single Drosophila ananassae strain 14024-0371.13 chromosome 3L, ASM1763931v2, whole genome shotgun sequence DNA region contains:
- the LOC6496094 gene encoding F-box/LRR-repeat protein 14 — protein sequence MATNTELLPFHHQTTIAVLNNLNNHCGGSGAGGNGAGAATSGSGMNGGAGAGAPSWAMDELYQQTELPGLTRTGATGTTHHHLLRFTPYALHHRPPHHQLPALPPALYLQHAAAAAAAAAAAAAHAQHHHHHHHHLHPHRPASPESPPPAEGTHISNLFPELLEQIFEHLPVRDLGRAAQVCTAWRDAAYAKSVWKGVEAKLHLKRSSPSLFNCLVKRGIKKVQILSLRRSLKDLVLGVPALTSLNLSGCFNVADMNLGHAFSVDLPNLKTLDLSLCKQITDTSLGRIAQHLRNLETLELGGCCNITNTGLLLIAWGLKKLKHLNLRSCWHISDQGIGHLAGFSRETAEGNLQLEYLGLQDCQRLSDEALGHIAQGLTSLKSINLSFCVSVTDSGLKHLARMPKLEQLNLRSCDNISDIGMAYLTEGGSGINSLDVSFCDKISDQALTHIAQGLYRLRSLSLNQCQITDHGMLKIAKALHELENLNIGQCSRITDKGLQTLAEDLTNLKTIDLYGCTQLSSKGIDIIMKLPKLQKLNLGLWLVR from the coding sequence ATGGCCACTAACACGGAACTGCTGCCCTTCCATCACCAGACAACGATCGCTGTTCTCAACAATCTGAATAACCACTGCGGTGGATCCGGGGCCGGAGGTAATGGAGCCGGAGCGGCTACCAGTGGATCGGGAATGAACGGTGGCGCCGGAGCTGGAGCGCCCAGCTGGGCCATGGACGAACTGTATCAACAGACTGAGTTGCCAGGGCTGACACGAACTGGAGCCACCGGCACCACACACCACCACCTGCTGCGCTTCACGCCCTACGCCCTGCACCACCGCCCGCCCCACCATCAGCTGCCCGCCCTGCCCCCGGCGCTCTACCTGCAGCACGCGGCAGCAGCTGCGGCGGCGgctgcagcagcggcagccCATGCCCAgcaccatcaccaccaccaccatcatctCCACCCGCACAGACCCGCTTCGCCGGAGAGTCCACCGCCCGCGGAGGGCACACACATCAGTAACCTGTTCCCGGAACTCCTCGAGCAGATCTTCGAGCACCTGCCGGTGCGGGATCTGGGCAGGGCTGCCCAGGTTTGCACCGCCTGGCGGGACGCGGCCTATGCCAAGAGCGTGTGGAAGGGCGTGGAGGCCAAGTTGCATCTGAAACGCTCCAGCCCGAGTCTCTTCAACTGTCTGGTCAAGCGGGGCATCAAGAAGGTCCAAATCCTCTCCCTGCGTCGCTCCCTCAAGGACCTGGTTCTGGGCGTCCCGGCTCTCACATCGCTCAACCTGAGCGGCTGCTTCAACGTGGCCGACATGAATCTGGGACATGCCTTCAGCGTGGATCTGCCCAACTTGAAGACCCTGGACCTCTCGCTCTGCAAACAGATCACCGACACGAGTCTGGGCCGGATCGCTCAGCACTTGAGGAATCTGGAAACCCTGGAGCTGGGAGGTTGCTGCAACATCACCAACACCGGATTACTGCTCATAGCGTGGGGCCTGAAGAAGCTGAAGCACCTCAACCTGCGATCCTGCTGGCACATAAGCGACCAGGGCATTGGCCACCTGGCGGGCTTCAGCCGGGAAACGGCCGAGGGCAACCTGCAGTTGGAGTACTTGGGTCTGCAGGACTGCCAGAGATTGAGCGACGAGGCGCTAGGACACATCGCCCAGGGCCTGACATCGCTGAAGTCCATCAACCTGAGCTTTTGTGTCTCGGTGACGGACAGTGGCCTGAAGCACCTGGCGCGCATGCCCAAGCTGGAGCAACTGAACCTGCGCTCCTGCGACAATATCTCGGATATCGGGATGGCCTACCTCACGGAGGGCGGCAGCGGCATCAACTCCCTCGACGTGAGCTTCTGCGACAAGATCAGCGACCAGGCCCTCACCCACATAGCCCAGGGCCTGTATCGGCTGAGATCCCTGTCGCTGAATCAGTGCCAGATCACCGATCACGGAATGCTGAAGATCGCCAAGGCGCTACACGAACTGGAGAACTTGAACATCGGCCAGTGCAGCAGGATAACGGACAAGGGACTGCAGACATTGGCGGAGGACCTCACCAACCTAAAGACCATCGATCTCTACGGCTGCACGCAGCTGAGCTCCAAGGGCATCGACATCATCATGAAGCTGCCCAAGCTGCAGAAGCTCAACCTGGGCCTTTGGCTGGTGAGATGA
- the LOC6496092 gene encoding cocaine esterase has protein sequence MWKALRIHRLWLLLILLHIFSSCFGQQTHIKLEQGDLIGLKVFPDGTRGAVYAFLGIPYAQPPLNELRFAPAMPSLSWNRTLQATSMQPICPQLSNTIYNESPDARIPRPVKTDEDCLYLNIWTPESGLRYGKLPIVVIVTGEEFAFDWPVNRISGLDLAGEGIMVVSVQYRNNIYGWLGLGEQHRHLPGNYGLSDVRMALNWIQRNANAFGGNPDQMTLLGHGSAGAPLALVTTLEEPGLVRQLVLMSPGPILRALGENHDKRIMDTGQVLVQKLGCQFEEAQRRQLIGCLRRKSREDLLRAYESVYNHGNGSHQLGVIVPGGLTLEQRLRNETLPTMLLGITSNEGAFLQDYWLDVAREGQLALQEYVNHTLLPNVMRVLESVGEESSSQQAAIRWRYFNGKGEGVIHLLSGMQRLISESLYELPFFRLLDFLNGTTSYAYVFDQSHSMDMRGRRNLFGGASHSSDLPLLLGPSLFQQIARRRFSGEEEQLCRKLRGAFANFIKSGNPTPGRIYDGWLPYKKDIPFVYSLGEQPAKSSQAGSVDEAEVEKLLRGDSGSTGLDRSLSRSNRHDTYRATQSNSYTATNQQDSGYSNHLQKVYGFWQVLLPLEREEELRGGGALGQRVRLLEASADAARYRQGFYAMLGLVCLLLVCLCLCVYLLRRDPDPMRRRSESSASDCYSL, from the exons ATGTGGAAAGCTTTAAGGATTCATCGGTTGTGGCTCCTGCTAATCCTGTTGCACATATTCTCCTCGTGTTTCGGCCAGCAGACGCACATCAAACTGGAGCAGGGAGATTTAATTGGT CTCAAAGTCTTTCCGGATGGTACTCGTGGCGCTGTATATGCTTTTCTGGGTATTCCGTATGCTCAGCCGCCTCTCAACGAGCTCCGATTTGCG CCTGCCATGCCAAGTCTCAGTTGGAATAGGACTCTCCAGGCCACCTCAATGCAACCCATTTGCCCACAACTTTCAAACACTATTTACAACGAGAGTCCTGATGCCAGGATACCCAGGCCAGTGAAAACCGACGAGGACTGCCTGTACCTAAACATTTGGACACCGGAGTCGGGCTTGCGGTATGGAAAGCTGCCCATTGTGGTCATTGTGACTGGCGAGGAGTTTGCCTTCGATTGGCCCGTGAACCGCATAAGCGGCTTGGACTTGGCCGGTGAGGGAATCATGGTGGTCAGTGTCCAATACCGGAACAACATCTACGGCTGGCTGGGATTGGGTGAGCAGCATCGCCATCTACCCGGTAACTATGGCTTGAGTGATGTCCGAATGGCATTGAATTGGATTCAGAGGAATGCCAATGCCTTTGGCGGCAACCCGGATCAGATGACACTTCTGGGACACGGAAGTGCCGGAGCTCCCTTGGCACTAGTTACGACTTTGGAAGAGCCGGGATTAGTGAGACAACTAGTGCTCATGTCGCCTGGTCCCATACTACGAGCCCTGGGTGAAAATCACGATAAAAGGATTATGGATACTGGACAGGTTTTGGTCCAAAAACTCGGCTGCCAGTTCGAGGAGGCCCAGCGCCGTCAGTTGATTGGATGCCTGAGGAGGAAGAGTCGCGAGGATCTGCTCCGCGCCTATGAAAGTGTCTACAACCACGGCAACGGAAGTCACCAGCTTGGAGTCATCGTTCCAGGAGGACTAACTTTGGAGCAGCGTCTGCGAAATGAAACACTTCCAACCATGCTGCTTGGGATCACCTCCAACGAGGGAGCCTTTCTCCAGGACTACTGGCTTGATGTGGCCCGGGAGGGTCAGCTGGCTCTCCAGGAGTACGTCAACCACACTTTACTACCAAATGTAATGCGAGTACTGGAATCAGTGGGTGAGGAGAGCTCTTCCCAGCAGGCGGCCATCCGATGGAGGTACTTCAATGGAAAAGGCGAGGGCGTCATCCATTTGTTGAGTGGAATGCAGCGGCTGATCTCGGAGTCTCTCTACGAACTGCCCTTCTTCCGTTTACTGGATTTCCTGAATGGAACCACCAGCTATGCTTACGTATTCGACCAGTCCCACTCGATGGATATGCGGGGCAGGAGGAATCTCTTCGGCGGAGCTTCTCACAGCTCCGATCTTCCACTGCTTCTGGGTCCCAGTTTATTCCAGCAAATAGCTCGCCGGAGATTTAGCGGCGAGGAGGAGCAACTATGCCGGAAGCTGAGAGGAGCCTTTGCTAACTTTATCAAGAGCGGCAATCCCACGCCCGGCAGGATCTACGATGGCTGGCTGCCCTACAAAAAGGATATTCCCTTCGTATACAGTCTAGGAGAGCAGCCGGCCAAGTCCTCCCAGGCGGGATCTGTAGATGAGGCGGAAGTCGAGAAGCTCCTTCGTGGGGATTCAGGAAGTACCGGACTTGATCGCAGCTTATCCCGCAGCAATCGCCATGACACCTACCGGGCAACCCAATCCAATTCCTACACGGCCACCAACCAGCAGGACTCCGGTTACTCCAATCACTTGCAAAAGGTCTATGGCTTCTggcaagtgttgctcccgctGGAAAGGGAGGAGGAATTACGGGGAGGAGGAGCCCTGGGCCAGCGGGTGAGACTTCTAGAGGCGAGTGCCGATGCAGCTCGTTACCGCCAAGGATTCTATGCCATGCTGGGACTGGTTTGCCTACTCCTGGTGTGCTTGTGTCTGTGCGTCTATCTTCTCCGCCGAGATCCGGATCCGATGCGAAGACGCAGTGAATCCTCGGCATCGGATTGCTATAGCTTATGA
- the LOC6494504 gene encoding lamin-C isoform X1 — protein MSARRVTLNTRVSRASTSTPVGGASTSSRVGATSPTSPTRTSRLQEKEELQHLNDRLACYIDRMRNLENENSRLTQELHLAQDTVNRETSNLKAVYEKELAAARKLLDETAKEKAKLEIDSKRWWEENDDLKQRLDKKTKEATVSENNARLYESRYNEVNNKYNQALLDRKKFEDQAKELALENERLRRQLDDLRKQLEAETLARVDLENQNQSLREELAFKDQVHTQELTETRSRRQIEISEIDGRLARQYEAKLQQSLQELRDQYEAQMRANREEIELLYDNEIQNLKAAAARAAQGSAHATEEVRLMRTKIDGLNAKLQDLENTNAGLNARIRELENLLDTERQRHNQYIASLEAELQRMRDEMAHQLQEYQDLMDIKVSLDLEIAAYDKLLCGEERRLNIESPGRAGTDSGISSNGNSAHLSASTSSRSGRVTPSGRRSATPGISGSSAVKRRRTVIDESEDRTLSEYSVNAAAKGDLEIIEADVEGRFIKLHNKGTEEINLTGWQLTRIAGDEELAFKFSRGSKVLGGASVTIWSVDAGTAHDPPTNLVMKKKWPVANSMRSVLANADKEVRVLSIYNTCGTCDICRHCRHLEFVLDQMLPATTVSVLTFPATSRVTGAAARPARALPSVPELAPLA, from the exons atgtcaGCTCGCCGCGTCACATTGAACACACGCGTATCGCGCGCCTCCACCTCCACGCCGGTGGGTGGAGCGTCCACCTCGTCGCGGGTGGGTGCCACCAGCCCCACCTCGCCCACGCGCACCAGCCGCCTGCAGGAGAAGGAGGAACTGCAGCACCTGAACGATCGCCTGGCCTGCTACATCGATCGCATGCGCAACCTGGAGAACGAGAACAGCCGTCTCACCCAGGAGCTGCACTTGGCCCAGGATACGGTCAACCGCGAGACCTCCAACCTGAAGGCCGTCTACGAGAAGGAGCTGGCCGCCGCCCGCAAGCTCCTGGACGAAACGGCCAAGGAGAAGGCCAAGCTGGAGATCGATAGCAAGCGCTGGTGGGAGGAGAACGACGACTTGAAGCAGAG ACTCGACAAGAAGACCAAGGAGGCGACCGTGTCGGAGAACAATGCCCGCCTCTATGAATCTCGCTACAATGAGGTCAACAACAAATACAACCAGGCCCTGCTGGACCGCAAGAAGTTCGAGGATCAGGCCAAGGAACTGGCTCTGGAGAACGAGCGGCTGCGTCGCCAGCTGGACGATCTCCGCAAGCAGCTGGAGGCCGAGACCCTGGCCCGTGTCGATCTggagaaccagaaccagagccTGCGCGAGGAGCTGGCCTTCAAGGATCAGGTGCACACCCAGGAGCTCACCGAGACCCGGTCGCGTCGTCAGATCGAGATCAGCGAGATCGACGGCCGCCTGGCTCGCCAGTACGAGGCCAAGCTGCAGCAATCCCTCCAGGAGCTGCGCGACCAGTACGAGGCCCAGATGCGCGCCAATCGCGAGGAGATCGAGTTGCTCTACGACAACGAGATCCAGAACCTAAAGGCTGCTGCCGCCAGGGCCGCTCAGGGATCTGCTCATGCCACCGAAGAGGTTCGTCTCATGCGCACCAAGATCGACGGCCTGAACGCCAAGCTGCAGGATCTGGAGAACACCAATGCAGGATTGAAT GCTCGCATCCGGGAGTTGGAGAACCTGCTGGACACGGAGCGACAGCGCCACAACCAGTACATCGCCTCCCTGGAGGCCGAACTGCAACGCATGCGCGACGAGATGGCTCACCAGCTGCAGGAGTACCAGGATCTGATGGACATCAAGGTGTCCCTGGATCTCGAGATCGCCGCCTACGACAAGCTGCTCTGCGGCGAGGAGCGTCGCCTCAACATCGAGTCCCCCGGACGCGCCGGTACCGACTCGGGCATCtccagcaacggcaacagcgCCCACCTGAGCGCCAGCACCAGCTCCCGATCCGGCAGGGTCACCCCCAGCGGACGTCGTTCAGCCACCCCGGGAATCTCGGGCTCCAGCGCCGTCAAGCGCCGTCGCACTGTGATCGACGAGAGCGAGGATCGCACCCTGTCCGAGTACTCGGTTAACGCCGCTGCCAAGGGCGACCTGGAGATCATCGAGGCGGACGTCGAGGGACGCTTCATCAAGCTGCACAACAAGGGCACCGAGGAGATCAATCTCACCGGCTGGCAGCTGACCCGTATCGCCGGCGACGAGGAGCTGGCCTTCAAGTTCTCGCGCGGATCGAAGGTGTTGGGCGGAGCCAGTGTTACCATTTGGTCGGTGGACGCCGGCACTGCTCACGATCCCCCCACCAACCTGGTGATGAAGAAGAAGTGGCCGGTGGCCAACTCGATGCGCTCCGTCCTGGCCAACGCCGACAAAGAGGTGAGAGTCTTGTCGATATACAACACGTGCGGCACTTGTGACATCTGCCGCCACTGCAGACACCTCGAGTTTGTGCTCGACCA GATGTTGCCAGCTACGACCGTGTCCGTGCTAACGTTTCCAGCCACGTCTCGCGTCACAGGAGCAGCGGCACGCCCAGCACGGGCTTTACCCTCGGTTCCGGAGCTGGCTCCACTGGCGTAA
- the LOC6494504 gene encoding lamin-C isoform X2: MSARRVTLNTRVSRASTSTPVGGASTSSRVGATSPTSPTRTSRLQEKEELQHLNDRLACYIDRMRNLENENSRLTQELHLAQDTVNRETSNLKAVYEKELAAARKLLDETAKEKAKLEIDSKRWWEENDDLKQRLDKKTKEATVSENNARLYESRYNEVNNKYNQALLDRKKFEDQAKELALENERLRRQLDDLRKQLEAETLARVDLENQNQSLREELAFKDQVHTQELTETRSRRQIEISEIDGRLARQYEAKLQQSLQELRDQYEAQMRANREEIELLYDNEIQNLKAAAARAAQGSAHATEEVRLMRTKIDGLNAKLQDLENTNAGLNARIRELENLLDTERQRHNQYIASLEAELQRMRDEMAHQLQEYQDLMDIKVSLDLEIAAYDKLLCGEERRLNIESPGRAGTDSGISSNGNSAHLSASTSSRSGRVTPSGRRSATPGISGSSAVKRRRTVIDESEDRTLSEYSVNAAAKGDLEIIEADVEGRFIKLHNKGTEEINLTGWQLTRIAGDEELAFKFSRGSKVLGGASVTIWSVDAGTAHDPPTNLVMKKKWPVANSMRSVLANADKEDVASYDRVRANVSSHVSRHRSSGTPSTGFTLGSGAGSTGVRSLFSLLF, encoded by the exons atgtcaGCTCGCCGCGTCACATTGAACACACGCGTATCGCGCGCCTCCACCTCCACGCCGGTGGGTGGAGCGTCCACCTCGTCGCGGGTGGGTGCCACCAGCCCCACCTCGCCCACGCGCACCAGCCGCCTGCAGGAGAAGGAGGAACTGCAGCACCTGAACGATCGCCTGGCCTGCTACATCGATCGCATGCGCAACCTGGAGAACGAGAACAGCCGTCTCACCCAGGAGCTGCACTTGGCCCAGGATACGGTCAACCGCGAGACCTCCAACCTGAAGGCCGTCTACGAGAAGGAGCTGGCCGCCGCCCGCAAGCTCCTGGACGAAACGGCCAAGGAGAAGGCCAAGCTGGAGATCGATAGCAAGCGCTGGTGGGAGGAGAACGACGACTTGAAGCAGAG ACTCGACAAGAAGACCAAGGAGGCGACCGTGTCGGAGAACAATGCCCGCCTCTATGAATCTCGCTACAATGAGGTCAACAACAAATACAACCAGGCCCTGCTGGACCGCAAGAAGTTCGAGGATCAGGCCAAGGAACTGGCTCTGGAGAACGAGCGGCTGCGTCGCCAGCTGGACGATCTCCGCAAGCAGCTGGAGGCCGAGACCCTGGCCCGTGTCGATCTggagaaccagaaccagagccTGCGCGAGGAGCTGGCCTTCAAGGATCAGGTGCACACCCAGGAGCTCACCGAGACCCGGTCGCGTCGTCAGATCGAGATCAGCGAGATCGACGGCCGCCTGGCTCGCCAGTACGAGGCCAAGCTGCAGCAATCCCTCCAGGAGCTGCGCGACCAGTACGAGGCCCAGATGCGCGCCAATCGCGAGGAGATCGAGTTGCTCTACGACAACGAGATCCAGAACCTAAAGGCTGCTGCCGCCAGGGCCGCTCAGGGATCTGCTCATGCCACCGAAGAGGTTCGTCTCATGCGCACCAAGATCGACGGCCTGAACGCCAAGCTGCAGGATCTGGAGAACACCAATGCAGGATTGAAT GCTCGCATCCGGGAGTTGGAGAACCTGCTGGACACGGAGCGACAGCGCCACAACCAGTACATCGCCTCCCTGGAGGCCGAACTGCAACGCATGCGCGACGAGATGGCTCACCAGCTGCAGGAGTACCAGGATCTGATGGACATCAAGGTGTCCCTGGATCTCGAGATCGCCGCCTACGACAAGCTGCTCTGCGGCGAGGAGCGTCGCCTCAACATCGAGTCCCCCGGACGCGCCGGTACCGACTCGGGCATCtccagcaacggcaacagcgCCCACCTGAGCGCCAGCACCAGCTCCCGATCCGGCAGGGTCACCCCCAGCGGACGTCGTTCAGCCACCCCGGGAATCTCGGGCTCCAGCGCCGTCAAGCGCCGTCGCACTGTGATCGACGAGAGCGAGGATCGCACCCTGTCCGAGTACTCGGTTAACGCCGCTGCCAAGGGCGACCTGGAGATCATCGAGGCGGACGTCGAGGGACGCTTCATCAAGCTGCACAACAAGGGCACCGAGGAGATCAATCTCACCGGCTGGCAGCTGACCCGTATCGCCGGCGACGAGGAGCTGGCCTTCAAGTTCTCGCGCGGATCGAAGGTGTTGGGCGGAGCCAGTGTTACCATTTGGTCGGTGGACGCCGGCACTGCTCACGATCCCCCCACCAACCTGGTGATGAAGAAGAAGTGGCCGGTGGCCAACTCGATGCGCTCCGTCCTGGCCAACGCCGACAAAGAG GATGTTGCCAGCTACGACCGTGTCCGTGCTAACGTTTCCAGCCACGTCTCGCGTCACAGGAGCAGCGGCACGCCCAGCACGGGCTTTACCCTCGGTTCCGGAGCTGGCTCCACTGGCGTAAGGAGTCTCTTCTCGCTGCTCTTCTAA